The nucleotide sequence GCGTCGACCCGACCTCCCACCTGATCCGCTACGTCCACCAGGCGAAGACGGACATGATGCGGGCCCTCATCCCGCACGGGTCCGAGAGCCTGTTCACCGCGCAACAGGTCGCGGACGCGACGCTGTTCACGCTGAAGTCGCTGGACGCCCACACCTACCTCAAGACGATCGACGTGCTCGAGGAGGACTTCCGCTTCCTCGCCGAGGCCCTCGGCCAGAAGATGCCCCGGCTCCGGCCCTGGGACGAACTCACCGAGGACCTCTTCACCGTGGCCAACGGCTGGCCGCAGGCCAGGTAGACCGGGCGGCCGGTCAGTCCACGATGCTGGTCACCTGCTCCGCCAGCAGGTCGTCGACCAGCTCGGTGGCGGTCTTCGCCGCCGCGGCGGCGTCCGTCCGCCCGGCGCTGCCGTACAGGCCCTCCACGATGAGCCAGATCCGGTCGGCGAGCCGACCCGGGTCGGCCACGTCCAGCCGGGCCACCAGGGCGTCGATCTCCGCCCGGGTGTCCCGCAGGTAGTCCCGGGCCACCCGGCCGGGCTCGCCCGCGTCGCCGGGGAACTCGGCGAGGTAGAGGCGGAAGGCGCAGCCGCGGAAGTCCGGCGCGGTGGCGGTCGCGGCGATCTCCGCGACCAGCGCCCGAAGGCGCGTCGCCGGGTCGTCGGCCAGCCCCTCGGCCGCCGCGAGGCCGGCCCGCTCGCGCTCCCGCCGGCACCCCCGCAGGTACGCGGCGACCAGGTCGTCCTTGCTCGGGAAGTGGGTGTAGAGCAGATTCTTGCCGCAGCCGGCGGCGTCGATGACCTGGTTCATCCCGACGGCCCGGACGCCGTGCCGGTAGAACAGCTCGCCGGCGGCGCGCAGGATGCGTTCCCGGCTCCCCGGTGCGGCGGTGCGGGCCATCGATCCTCCTTCGCGGTTGCTGTGGCGAGAATAACGGACCGATCGGTCCGGCGGCGATTGACCGGGTGCGCGCCGGTGTCGCAGTATCGGACCACTCGGTCCGGACCGATCGGTCCGGCAAAGAATGTCGCAGGAGGCAGCGATGCGCGACGCGGTCATCGTCGAGGCGGTACGCACCCCGGTGGGTCGGGCGAAGCGGGGCGGGGCGTACCTCGACGTCCACCCCGTGGACCTGCACGCGCACGCGCTGCGCAGCCTGGTCGCCCGGGTGCCCGGGCTGGACCCCGTGGAGATCGACGACGTGGTCGGCGGCGCCGTCGCCCAGGCCGGCGAGCAGAGCACCAACACCACCCGGCTCGCCGCGCTCGCGGCCGGCTTCCCCGAATCGGTCCCCGGGGTGACCGTGGACCGGCAGTGCGGCAGCAGCCAGCAGGCGCTCAGCTTCGCCGCCCAGGGCCTGGTCGCCGGGGCGTACGACATCGTGGTGGCCTCGGGCGTCGAGTCGATGAGCCGGGTGCCGATCGGCAGTGCCGCCCTGGTCGACGGCGTCCGCGCCGACGTCGCCGGGCCCGCCGTCGCCGCGCGCTACCCGGGTGGGCTCGTGCCGCAGGGCGTCGCCGCCGAGCTGATCGCCCGCAAGTGGGGCCTGTCCCGCACCCGGCTCGACGAGTACGCCGCCATGAGCCACCAGCGGGCCGCCGAGGCGTGGCGGCAGGGGCGGTTCGCCGGGCAGGTGGCCCCGCTGCCGGGCATCGACCTCGCCATGGACGAGACCATCCGGCCCGGCACCACCGTGGAGCGCCTCGCCGCGCTGCCGCCGGCCTTCGCCGCCGAGCACTGGACCGCCCGCTTCGGCGAGCTGGACTGGAAGGTCACGGCGGGCAACTCCAGCCCGCTCAACGACGGCGCGGCGGCGCTGCTGCTCACCACGGGCGAGACCGCCCGCCGCCGCGGCTGGCGGCCCCGGGCGCGGATCCACACCGCCACCGCCGTCGGCGACGACCCGATCATGATGCTCACCGGCATCATCCCGGCCACCGCCAAGGTGCTCACCCGGGCCGGCCTCACCATCGGCGACATCGACGCGTTCGAGGTCAACGAGGCGTTCTCCTCGGTCGTGCTGGCCTGGCTGGACGAGACCGGCGCGGACCCGGCGAGGGTGAACGTCGACGGCGGCGCCATCGCCATCGGCCACCCGCTCGGGGCCAGCGGCGCCCGGCTCGCCACCACCCTGCTGCACGTGCTCGAACGCACCGGCGGCCGCTACGGCCTCCAGACCATGTGCGAGGCCGGCGGCACCGCCAACGCCACGATCATCGAACGCCTCGACAGCTGAACGGACGGGTGCGGGCGGGTCAGTCCGCGATGCCGGCGAACGCGACCACCTGCTCGGCCCGCAGCCGGACCAGCAGCTCGCCGGGCACGGCGTTGCGCCGGCCGTATTCGTCGGCGCGGTCGGCGCCCATGTAGCGGGCCGCGATCCGGGTCGACCACGGCAGCGACTCGACCGGGTCGTCGATGATCGTCACGGTGCCGCGCACGGTGACGAACGCGTACGGCGGCTGCTCCTCGTCGACGGTCAGCGCCGCCCGCGGGTCGCGGACCAGGTTGCGCCCCTTCACGCTGCTGCTGCCCGTGTTGAAGATCAGGTCGTCGCCGTCGAGCACGAACCACACGGGGACCACGTGCGGGGAGCCGTCGGCCCGCACCGTGGCCAGCTTCCCCGTCCGGGTGCCGGCGGTGACGAAGGCCCGCCACTGGTCGTCGCTCATCCGCTGCGCCATGCGGCCATTCTGACCCACCACCCCGACACGTCCGCCGGTGCCCGCTCCCAGCCAGTTCACAGCCGCGCGACCTGGCCGGCAGGCCCGGCCCGGCATAACCTCGGACCGGCCCGCCACCCGTCCCGACCTGGGGAGATCACACGTGTCGTACCCGAGCACCGCTGGACCGGCCGGTCCGGTCCCGCCGCGCCGGCCCGCGCGGCGGCCCTGGCCGCGCTGGACGCGGTGGTGCGTGGCGGTCGGCACCACGCTGATGACCCTGAGCGGGGTGGCGCTGGGCGGCAGCGCCTGGCTGCTGCACGCGGCCACCGGCGAGGTCACCCAGCAGAACCTGCTCGGCGCCGCCGCCGCGCCCCCCGAGCAGCACCGGACGATCACCGGGGCGAAGAACATCCTGCTCGTCGGCGTGGACACCCGCCCGCACCAGGACCCGAGCCAGCTCACCCGCGCGGACTCGATCATCCTGCTGCACGTTCCGGCCGACCACCGCCAGGCGTACCTGGTCTCGCTGCCCCGCGACTCGCTGGTCACCATCCCGGCGTACGACAACGGGGCGACGCCGTACCGCGGCGGGCAGAACAAGATCAATGCGGCCTTCGCGTTCGGCAGCCGGGGGCTGACCGGCCCCGCGGCGCTCTCGCACGGCTTCGAACTGCTGGCGCTGACCGTCCGCGACCTGACCGGCATCACCCCCGACGCCGGCGGGATCATCGACTTCCAGGGTTTCAAGCAGATCGTCCAGGTGCTCGGCCAGGTCTGCATGTACGTCGACGAGACCACCACCTCGATCCACGTCGGGCACGACGCCGCCGGCAAGCCCGCCGCGCCGTACGCGATCAACCCGGACGGCACGGTGAACCACCGCATCGCAGGCATCACCCCGAACGTCTACACGAAGGGTCAGCACTGCCTCGGTCCGGCGCAGGCGCTGGACTTCGTCCGGCAGCGGGACCTGCTGGCCAACCACGACTTCGACTACGGCCGGCAGCGCCACCAGCAGCAGTTCGTCAAGGCGGTGCTCGCACAGGTGGTCAGCAAGGGGCTGAACTCGCCGACGAAGCTGCCCGGGCTGCTGTCGGCGGTCGGCCGGACCATGACCGTGGACGACGGCGGCATCGCCCTCGCCGACTGGGCGTTCGCCATGCGTGGCGTCCGGCCCGAGGCGATCACCACGATCAAGACCAACGGCGGCACCTTCAACAGCCGTACCGTGCCGGGCGTCGGCAGCGCCGAGATCCTCAGCCCGACCAGCATGCAACTGCTCCACGCGGTACGCGACGACTCGGTGGACTCGTTCGTCGCCGCCCACCCCACCTGGGTGGCCGACTCCGGCCCGGCCCCCGCCGACCACTGACCCGGGGACGGCCGGGAGGCAGTCAGGCGGCGCCGTCGGTGCCGGCCCTCGGCCCCTCCTCCCGCGCCGGGTGAGGCCGTTGCGCCAGGGTGGCGGCGAGCCAGGCGTTCCGGCGCGCGACGAGGCGTCGGAGGTACGGCCGCAGGACGAGGCCGGCCACGATGCGGCCGACGGCTCCCATCGGCGCCGTGAAGTCGATGACGTCGCGCATGAGGGTGGCCGAGGCGGCAGCGGGGTCCGGCGTGAAGCTGTGCTCGTGGCGCCACCGGCCGAACGGGCCGCTGACCTGCTCGTCGGTGAAGCCGTGCGGTCGCCGGTAGGCGGTGATCCGAACGGTCATCCGCCAGCGGAGGCCGAAGTGCCGGGCCTCCCAGGTGACGTCGTCCCCGGCCGCCAGACGGCCGGTCGTCACGCCGCCGACCGCCCGTTCGGCGCTGGTGCCCATGGAGACCGTGTGCAGCTGCACGTCGAGGCAGGCGTCGAAGACGGTTTCCGGGGCTGCGGGAACGTCCGTGATGAGCTCGATGCGTGGCACGCAGCCACCGTAGGTCGTGCACGCGCCAGGGCGCGCCCGTGGGGCCGGGGCTCCTGGCCGTAGGCTGGGGATCATGGCGGACTGGGAGATCCGTCCGGCCTCGGTGGCGGACGTCGAGGCGGTGGCCGAGTTGCGGGCCGTGGTGCTGCGGGCGGACCTGGAGCGCCTCGGGCGGTACGACGCGCAGCGGGTACGGCAGCGGCTGCGGGACGGGTTCGCGCCGGAACACACCTGGTTGATCGAGGTGGGCGGCGTGTTCGCCGGGTGTGTGGCGCTGCGGCCGGCCGAGGACGCCCACTGGTTGGAGCACTTCTACCTGGTTCCGCACCGGCAGGGCGGCGGCATCGGTGCGGCCGTGCTGCGCGGGCTGCTGGAGCGGTGCGATCGCGACGGCACCGTGGTCCGACTGAACGTGCTGCAGGGCAGCCCGGCCCGCCGGCTGTACGAGCGGCACGGTTTCACGGTCGAGACCGAGGATCCGGTGGACGTGTTCATGGTGCGCGAGCCGGCCCGGGCAGGTGCCCGGGCCGGGGCTCGAACGTCGTGAGGCGCCGGCCTCAGGTGCGCGGCGCGGCAACGGCGGCCTGGGCGTCGACGACGCCCCAGCCGTACAGCGGCGTGTAGACGCCGCGCAGCCCGACGATCGGGGTCCGGGCGGTCGACATCAGCACGGAGTACACGTTGGCCACGCTGCGCCCCTGGGCGACGAGGAGCGCCGCCACGCCCGACACGTACGGCGTGGCCATCGACGTGCCGGCGAAGGCGTCGT is from Micromonospora terminaliae and encodes:
- a CDS encoding TetR/AcrR family transcriptional regulator, which codes for MARTAAPGSRERILRAAGELFYRHGVRAVGMNQVIDAAGCGKNLLYTHFPSKDDLVAAYLRGCRRERERAGLAAAEGLADDPATRLRALVAEIAATATAPDFRGCAFRLYLAEFPGDAGEPGRVARDYLRDTRAEIDALVARLDVADPGRLADRIWLIVEGLYGSAGRTDAAAAAKTATELVDDLLAEQVTSIVD
- a CDS encoding thiolase family protein; amino-acid sequence: MRDAVIVEAVRTPVGRAKRGGAYLDVHPVDLHAHALRSLVARVPGLDPVEIDDVVGGAVAQAGEQSTNTTRLAALAAGFPESVPGVTVDRQCGSSQQALSFAAQGLVAGAYDIVVASGVESMSRVPIGSAALVDGVRADVAGPAVAARYPGGLVPQGVAAELIARKWGLSRTRLDEYAAMSHQRAAEAWRQGRFAGQVAPLPGIDLAMDETIRPGTTVERLAALPPAFAAEHWTARFGELDWKVTAGNSSPLNDGAAALLLTTGETARRRGWRPRARIHTATAVGDDPIMMLTGIIPATAKVLTRAGLTIGDIDAFEVNEAFSSVVLAWLDETGADPARVNVDGGAIAIGHPLGASGARLATTLLHVLERTGGRYGLQTMCEAGGTANATIIERLDS
- a CDS encoding PPOX class F420-dependent oxidoreductase; its protein translation is MAQRMSDDQWRAFVTAGTRTGKLATVRADGSPHVVPVWFVLDGDDLIFNTGSSSVKGRNLVRDPRAALTVDEEQPPYAFVTVRGTVTIIDDPVESLPWSTRIAARYMGADRADEYGRRNAVPGELLVRLRAEQVVAFAGIAD
- a CDS encoding LCP family protein — encoded protein: MAVGTTLMTLSGVALGGSAWLLHAATGEVTQQNLLGAAAAPPEQHRTITGAKNILLVGVDTRPHQDPSQLTRADSIILLHVPADHRQAYLVSLPRDSLVTIPAYDNGATPYRGGQNKINAAFAFGSRGLTGPAALSHGFELLALTVRDLTGITPDAGGIIDFQGFKQIVQVLGQVCMYVDETTTSIHVGHDAAGKPAAPYAINPDGTVNHRIAGITPNVYTKGQHCLGPAQALDFVRQRDLLANHDFDYGRQRHQQQFVKAVLAQVVSKGLNSPTKLPGLLSAVGRTMTVDDGGIALADWAFAMRGVRPEAITTIKTNGGTFNSRTVPGVGSAEILSPTSMQLLHAVRDDSVDSFVAAHPTWVADSGPAPADH
- a CDS encoding SRPBCC family protein, whose product is MPRIELITDVPAAPETVFDACLDVQLHTVSMGTSAERAVGGVTTGRLAAGDDVTWEARHFGLRWRMTVRITAYRRPHGFTDEQVSGPFGRWRHEHSFTPDPAAASATLMRDVIDFTAPMGAVGRIVAGLVLRPYLRRLVARRNAWLAATLAQRPHPAREEGPRAGTDGAA
- a CDS encoding GNAT family N-acetyltransferase gives rise to the protein MADWEIRPASVADVEAVAELRAVVLRADLERLGRYDAQRVRQRLRDGFAPEHTWLIEVGGVFAGCVALRPAEDAHWLEHFYLVPHRQGGGIGAAVLRGLLERCDRDGTVVRLNVLQGSPARRLYERHGFTVETEDPVDVFMVREPARAGARAGARTS